In Anaerobacillus sp. CMMVII, a single window of DNA contains:
- a CDS encoding DUF3231 family protein, with amino-acid sequence MPKENISLTSSEIGSLWTSYMNDSMSKCVLSFMIKHVHDEDIYPVIEQALTLTKAHLEKLTLLFQAENYAIPTGFTESDLNPNAPSLYTDTFCLTYINHMAKVGMLGNSGFLSMSAREDLIDFYTSALVETTKLYNQGTKIALEKGVYVRSPYIPVPQKIDFIDKKNYFSGFSFLNKQRPLNSIEISHLFMNIQTNLIGMKLALSFAQTSPLKAVQEFMIRGSEISQKHVKVFSGTLLDNHIPSPISSDVCITDSTIPPFSDKLMMFHMSLLSATGTGNYALAASASQRSDIVLNYERLSIEIGQYAKTGANIMIENNWLEQPPGTTDKEKLAYHKNS; translated from the coding sequence ATGCCTAAAGAAAATATATCCCTTACTTCTTCTGAAATTGGTTCGTTATGGACCTCTTATATGAATGATAGTATGTCAAAATGCGTATTAAGCTTTATGATCAAGCATGTTCATGATGAAGATATTTATCCTGTCATTGAACAAGCACTTACCCTAACAAAGGCTCATTTAGAAAAGTTGACACTACTGTTTCAAGCAGAAAACTATGCGATTCCCACTGGTTTTACTGAAAGTGATCTCAATCCAAATGCTCCAAGTCTTTATACAGATACATTCTGTTTGACCTATATTAACCACATGGCAAAGGTCGGCATGCTAGGAAATAGTGGATTTTTATCAATGAGTGCACGAGAGGATCTCATTGATTTCTATACTTCGGCGCTTGTAGAAACAACTAAATTGTATAATCAAGGGACAAAGATTGCACTTGAGAAAGGGGTATACGTCCGTTCTCCTTATATTCCAGTTCCGCAAAAGATTGATTTTATCGACAAGAAAAATTATTTTAGTGGATTTAGTTTTTTAAACAAACAACGACCACTAAACTCTATCGAAATTTCTCATTTATTTATGAACATCCAAACAAATTTAATCGGGATGAAACTTGCCTTAAGCTTTGCACAAACCTCTCCCCTTAAAGCCGTCCAGGAATTTATGATAAGAGGTAGTGAGATATCTCAAAAACATGTTAAGGTTTTTTCAGGAACACTCCTTGATAATCATATTCCATCACCTATTAGCTCTGACGTCTGTATAACCGATTCAACGATACCGCCTTTCTCAGATAAACTAATGATGTTCCATATGTCGTTATTGAGTGCTACGGGGACTGGAAATTACGCGTTAGCAGCCTCGGCAAGCCAACGAAGTGATATCGTTCTAAATTACGAACGACTCTCCATAGAAATTGGTCAATATGCGAAAACTGGCGCAAATATTATGATTGAGAATAATTGGCTTGAACAACCACCTGGCACTACTGATAAAGAAAAACTAGCTTATCATAAAAACTCCTAA
- a CDS encoding cell wall metabolism sensor histidine kinase WalK, translated as MLGMKKSIFRRLILSYMFTIVLGIGIVGILMFYFGNNYIYSAKQEELLRQSRTVNSNIQDTRWINEEKQEILEFLNQTFGSQIWIFNEKGEIIATSTQDEVSIGKSVAVSIVEKTLQGENVVSRLKFEGLSEPMLSVVVPWGKQDNVYGGIVLHSPLRGLNDIVGKIRETILWATLFGILFSTAMVSYHSWTISRPLQKIDRATSRMAMGDFRERIEIKSEDEIGDLANTINMMAEKLEKIEVERHRLDNIRSDFLANISHELRTPLTTMQGFLEALQDGLIEDEGRKRYYDVMYDETIHMNRLVDDLLDLIKLENNEITLSKYHVDTKSILEKQKFKFEREAAEKGVALTLTLGESLPNAYTDPVRFEQIINNILKNAVKFTETGEISITAEKDGPFLLLVITDTGIGISEVDQEFIWERFYKVDRGRSKQNKGTGLGLAIVKKLVELHDGKITVQSQIGQGTTFKIWMPSEEKLK; from the coding sequence ATGCTAGGCATGAAAAAAAGTATCTTCCGCCGTCTCATCCTAAGCTATATGTTTACGATTGTTCTGGGGATTGGGATTGTCGGAATCCTGATGTTCTACTTTGGTAATAATTATATTTATAGTGCCAAGCAGGAGGAGCTACTCCGTCAAAGCAGGACTGTAAATTCAAATATTCAAGATACGAGATGGATTAATGAAGAAAAGCAAGAAATCTTAGAGTTCTTAAATCAGACGTTTGGCTCACAAATTTGGATTTTTAACGAAAAGGGTGAGATCATTGCCACCTCGACACAGGATGAGGTGTCGATTGGAAAATCTGTGGCAGTATCAATCGTTGAAAAAACACTTCAAGGCGAGAATGTTGTCAGTCGCCTAAAATTCGAGGGATTATCGGAGCCGATGTTGTCTGTTGTGGTTCCCTGGGGCAAGCAGGATAATGTTTATGGTGGAATTGTTCTGCATTCACCGCTACGAGGCTTAAACGATATTGTCGGGAAAATCAGGGAGACTATCCTGTGGGCAACCTTGTTTGGGATTTTATTTTCGACAGCTATGGTTTCGTACCATTCCTGGACAATTTCCCGTCCCTTGCAAAAAATTGATCGTGCCACCTCTAGGATGGCAATGGGAGATTTTCGAGAACGGATCGAGATTAAATCTGAAGATGAAATTGGGGATCTCGCCAATACGATTAATATGATGGCTGAAAAGCTAGAAAAAATTGAGGTCGAACGCCACCGACTTGATAATATCCGAAGTGATTTTTTGGCGAATATCTCACATGAATTACGAACCCCTTTAACAACCATGCAGGGGTTTTTAGAGGCCCTTCAGGATGGTCTTATAGAGGACGAAGGCAGGAAAAGGTATTATGATGTGATGTACGATGAAACGATTCATATGAACCGTCTCGTCGATGATCTATTAGATTTAATTAAGCTAGAAAATAATGAAATTACCCTATCAAAGTATCATGTTGATACGAAATCGATTCTTGAAAAACAAAAGTTTAAGTTTGAAAGAGAGGCTGCTGAAAAAGGTGTTGCGTTAACTCTAACCTTAGGGGAATCACTACCAAATGCGTATACTGATCCTGTACGATTTGAACAAATTATTAATAATATTTTGAAGAACGCAGTCAAGTTTACTGAAACAGGTGAAATATCAATAACAGCAGAAAAAGATGGCCCGTTCTTACTACTGGTAATTACTGATACAGGAATTGGTATTTCAGAAGTAGATCAAGAATTCATCTGGGAACGCTTCTATAAAGTCGATCGTGGCCGTTCTAAACAAAATAAAGGAACCGGTCTAGGGCTGGCGATTGTAAAAAAATTAGTTGAATTACACGACGGGAAAATCACCGTCCAAAGCCAAATTGGCCAGGGCACTACATTTAAAATCTGGATGCCATCAGAAGAAAAACTTAAATAG
- a CDS encoding DUF6407 family protein encodes MTLKQFVLETINKIHDFDAKNRKSIKKLIRLAIEDLQFRTVAKVEGSRGV; translated from the coding sequence ATGACATTAAAACAATTTGTATTAGAAACTATCAATAAAATTCATGATTTCGATGCGAAAAATAGAAAAAGTATCAAGAAGCTAATTAGATTAGCAATTGAAGATCTTCAATTCAGAACCGTTGCAAAAGTAGAGGGGAGTCGAGGTGTTTGA
- the hpaB gene encoding 4-hydroxyphenylacetate 3-monooxygenase, oxygenase component, translating into MGAINGEDFLNRLDRLNNKIWLDGEKVEGKISEHPTFKGLLQTKASLYDLQCKPELKSEMTFSSPKTNEPIGLSYLQPKTKDDLVRRRKMIDRWAKHTNGMLGRSPDYLNTVLMSFASSQKMLKDKDNCFPENIQALYEEAREKDLSFTHTFITPQVNRSQVYFEYSKEPISAKVIERTKDGLVIKGARLLATQGGLTDEVLVFSAPSMFFDKDEAFAFAIPSNTKGVKFICRESFVGGESHFNHPLSSRYEEMDSLIVFDNVLVPWNRVFFYDNVEAARDFLIQSSFHHFATHQVLTRQIAKTEFFLGVAELLIETINVGEYQHIQEKLSEIIIGLETKKALLEKSENDAKVDEWGYMRPSLIPLQVASNISPKIYPRFSEIIQLIGASGMVTLPTEKAFSSVIQTDLTHYLQGANKSAADRVKLFRLAWDLTMSSFGTRQTHYERYFFGDPIRISSLLSKTYPKDDYVKLIQKFLRLESEV; encoded by the coding sequence ATGGGAGCAATTAACGGAGAGGATTTTCTCAACCGCTTAGACCGATTGAATAATAAGATTTGGTTAGACGGGGAAAAAGTTGAGGGAAAAATCTCTGAACACCCCACATTTAAGGGCCTACTTCAAACAAAAGCATCTCTTTACGATTTGCAATGCAAACCGGAATTAAAATCCGAGATGACGTTCTCATCACCAAAAACAAACGAACCGATTGGCCTGTCCTACCTCCAACCGAAGACGAAGGACGATTTAGTAAGAAGGAGAAAAATGATTGATCGATGGGCGAAACATACGAATGGCATGCTAGGAAGAAGCCCTGACTATCTTAATACTGTTCTAATGAGCTTTGCCTCCTCACAAAAAATGTTGAAAGATAAAGACAATTGTTTTCCTGAAAATATCCAAGCACTTTATGAAGAAGCTAGGGAAAAAGACCTTTCGTTTACTCATACATTTATTACGCCTCAAGTAAATCGTTCCCAGGTCTATTTTGAATATTCTAAAGAGCCTATTTCCGCAAAAGTTATTGAACGAACGAAAGATGGACTGGTCATTAAGGGGGCACGTCTCCTCGCTACTCAAGGCGGTTTAACGGATGAAGTACTAGTATTCAGTGCTCCTAGTATGTTCTTTGACAAAGATGAAGCTTTCGCATTTGCTATTCCATCGAATACAAAAGGTGTTAAATTTATATGCAGGGAAAGCTTTGTCGGAGGAGAGTCTCATTTTAATCATCCACTTAGTTCACGCTATGAAGAAATGGATTCGTTGATCGTCTTTGACAATGTCTTAGTTCCATGGAATCGGGTATTCTTTTATGACAATGTCGAAGCAGCTCGTGATTTTTTAATCCAAAGCTCCTTTCATCATTTCGCAACTCACCAAGTGTTGACAAGGCAAATTGCCAAAACGGAATTTTTCTTAGGTGTAGCGGAGTTACTGATCGAAACGATTAACGTTGGTGAATACCAGCATATCCAAGAAAAACTATCAGAGATTATAATCGGGCTTGAAACGAAGAAAGCGCTGTTGGAGAAATCGGAGAATGATGCAAAAGTCGATGAATGGGGCTATATGCGCCCGAGTCTTATTCCACTTCAGGTTGCTAGTAACATTTCCCCCAAAATTTACCCTCGCTTCAGCGAAATTATTCAGTTAATTGGAGCTAGTGGCATGGTAACCCTACCTACCGAAAAAGCTTTTTCATCGGTTATTCAAACAGACCTGACCCATTACCTTCAAGGAGCAAATAAATCAGCAGCAGATCGAGTCAAACTATTTCGCTTGGCCTGGGACCTGACCATGAGTTCGTTTGGAACGAGACAAACCCACTATGAACGTTACTTTTTTGGCGACCCGATCCGTATTTCAAGCTTATTATCTAAAACCTATCCAAAAGACGATTATGTCAAACTAATTCAAAAGTTCTTACGGTTAGAGAGTGAAGTGTAG
- a CDS encoding YndM family protein has product MKHLNILLIKFVTSVIVFWISLGLFFEASLAVIISFSLLVTIVSYFIGDQILLPRIGKMNSVVADFFLTYIIVWVFGAIFLHSYLQIAWGSIISATLIAGSEVFVHSYILKNVKPLVREKQRTFNQSFAFEFAEEKDPDPTKEK; this is encoded by the coding sequence ATGAAGCATTTAAATATCCTATTAATTAAGTTTGTTACTTCAGTTATTGTATTCTGGATTAGCTTAGGCTTATTCTTCGAAGCAAGCCTTGCGGTAATTATTTCATTTAGTTTACTAGTTACCATTGTTTCATATTTTATTGGCGACCAAATTCTTCTTCCACGAATCGGAAAAATGAACTCAGTTGTCGCTGACTTTTTCTTAACCTACATAATCGTCTGGGTATTTGGCGCGATTTTCTTACATAGCTACCTACAAATTGCTTGGGGAAGTATTATTTCGGCAACCCTTATTGCAGGTTCAGAAGTGTTTGTTCATTCCTATATCTTAAAAAATGTAAAACCTCTCGTCCGAGAAAAACAGCGAACCTTCAACCAAAGTTTCGCATTTGAATTCGCTGAAGAAAAAGATCCGGACCCAACAAAAGAAAAGTAG
- a CDS encoding ABC transporter ATP-binding protein: MNMNTSMATIKSLTKQYKKFTLGPLDFQIEKGTAIALVGPNGSGKSTFFRLLLNIIQHDGGTIQLFGKDIVENETEIKQKVGYVGDLLEPFAHVTIKELATLISYWYPSWNQKQYVHFLQRYNIDETAKYGKCSKGTKKKVEFIFSLCHSPELLLLDEPTAGVDIGSQRKIKEDLLNFMEDGDKSLILATHSVDEIKQLCDYITILHEGKIIHSLNKDEIYERWSRVWVSEVTDPIRSHPNVLDIDGPPLQIVTNDRTTLEVALKNELISITHTQRLSLEEVIEHLIETNKSSTE; encoded by the coding sequence ATGAACATGAACACCTCAATGGCAACAATAAAGAGTTTAACAAAACAATATAAAAAGTTTACGCTTGGTCCACTTGATTTTCAGATAGAAAAAGGGACTGCAATCGCCTTAGTCGGTCCAAATGGTTCTGGTAAAAGTACGTTTTTTCGATTGCTATTAAATATCATTCAGCATGATGGCGGAACGATTCAATTGTTTGGTAAAGATATAGTTGAAAATGAGACGGAAATTAAACAGAAGGTAGGTTATGTCGGTGACCTTTTAGAACCTTTCGCTCATGTCACCATTAAAGAACTTGCTACTCTAATCTCTTATTGGTATCCAAGTTGGAATCAGAAACAATATGTTCACTTTCTTCAAAGGTATAACATTGATGAAACAGCCAAATATGGAAAGTGCTCAAAAGGAACGAAGAAGAAAGTAGAATTTATTTTTTCTTTGTGTCACAGTCCAGAGTTGTTACTGCTCGACGAACCGACGGCTGGTGTCGATATTGGTTCGCAGCGAAAAATAAAGGAAGACTTACTTAATTTTATGGAGGACGGAGACAAAAGCCTAATCTTAGCCACGCATTCAGTAGATGAGATCAAGCAGCTTTGTGATTACATTACCATTTTGCACGAAGGAAAAATCATCCATTCTCTAAATAAGGATGAGATCTATGAACGCTGGTCAAGGGTGTGGGTATCAGAGGTAACTGATCCAATTAGAAGCCATCCGAATGTCTTAGATATCGACGGACCTCCGTTGCAAATCGTCACCAATGATCGTACAACATTAGAAGTAGCGCTAAAAAACGAGTTGATTTCAATCACCCATACGCAGCGCTTATCATTAGAAGAAGTCATCGAACATCTTATAGAAACGAATAAATCATCAACTGAATAG
- a CDS encoding PadR family transcriptional regulator, protein MSDVNEIVEKMLQELRRGTISIGVLSLLTKPQYGYSLVTMLADKGIQVEAGTLYPLLRRLEKQGLLESEWDTNEARPRKYYLLSPIGKEVYQRICIEWRAIVKSLDGLLNDEGGVRNGVD, encoded by the coding sequence ATGAGCGATGTTAATGAAATAGTTGAAAAAATGCTACAGGAATTACGGCGTGGAACAATTTCAATTGGTGTGCTGAGTTTGCTTACCAAGCCTCAGTATGGCTATTCACTTGTTACAATGCTTGCTGATAAGGGCATTCAGGTTGAAGCAGGGACGTTGTATCCACTGTTAAGACGACTAGAGAAGCAAGGGTTATTGGAAAGTGAATGGGATACAAATGAAGCTAGACCGCGCAAATACTATTTGCTTAGTCCAATAGGTAAAGAGGTGTACCAACGCATATGCATCGAGTGGAGAGCAATTGTTAAGAGTTTAGACGGCTTATTAAATGATGAGGGAGGGGTACGTAATGGAGTTGATTAA
- a CDS encoding small multi-drug export protein, with product MSFFELLWAYALVFLLSAIPFFEAYATIPLGIIAGLSVIPALVIGLAGNILTVILLIIFINKIKDWRKKRKNETEENQPSKRSLRAQKLWKKYGLPGLAMIGPLFVGSHLTAFMSVTLGGTKKRTVYWMITSITIWSLLFSILAHFGIDLFGDRDHSFLEDFMNR from the coding sequence ATGAGCTTTTTCGAATTATTATGGGCCTATGCTCTTGTATTTTTATTATCGGCAATTCCATTTTTTGAAGCTTACGCGACTATACCACTTGGGATCATTGCGGGATTATCAGTCATACCAGCGTTAGTTATCGGTTTGGCAGGAAACATACTGACGGTAATACTTTTAATTATTTTTATAAATAAAATAAAGGACTGGCGCAAAAAACGTAAAAATGAAACGGAAGAGAATCAGCCGAGTAAACGGTCGCTTAGAGCACAAAAGCTATGGAAAAAGTACGGTTTACCCGGGCTAGCAATGATTGGACCACTATTTGTCGGAAGCCATTTAACGGCTTTTATGAGTGTCACCTTAGGTGGAACGAAAAAACGAACGGTGTATTGGATGATCACTAGTATCACGATCTGGAGTCTACTATTTTCAATCCTAGCTCATTTTGGAATTGACCTTTTTGGAGACAGAGATCATAGTTTTCTAGAGGATTTTATGAATAGATAG
- a CDS encoding response regulator transcription factor — translation MQRYKALVIDDDSNVREIIRIYFKQQQIDLVEADNGLVALDLVEKELPDIILLDVMMPQMDGFEVCRELRKKFDIPIIMLTAKTEEFDRVLGLELGADDYVSKPFSPRELVARIKAIFRRMQPKEQPNSENQALKFEDLIINIDRREVLVNGEKVTLRPKEFDLLVHLAKSTGNVFTREQLLEQVWGYDFIGDIRTVDVHIKKLRQKLQLLQKECLQTVWGVGYKFEVEA, via the coding sequence ATGCAACGGTATAAGGCCTTAGTAATTGATGATGATTCCAATGTTCGTGAGATTATCCGAATTTACTTTAAGCAGCAACAAATCGACTTAGTGGAGGCCGATAACGGGCTGGTCGCACTTGATTTAGTTGAAAAGGAATTACCCGATATTATTCTTTTAGATGTGATGATGCCCCAAATGGATGGGTTTGAGGTCTGTCGTGAACTTCGAAAGAAATTCGATATCCCGATTATTATGTTAACAGCTAAGACAGAAGAGTTTGACCGTGTCCTAGGCTTAGAGCTAGGTGCGGATGATTATGTTAGCAAACCGTTTAGTCCGAGGGAATTAGTTGCTCGGATCAAAGCTATTTTTCGCCGAATGCAACCTAAAGAACAACCTAACAGTGAGAATCAGGCTCTCAAATTTGAGGATCTTATTATTAATATTGATCGTCGTGAAGTACTTGTTAATGGTGAAAAAGTGACGCTTCGGCCGAAGGAATTTGATCTATTAGTTCATCTGGCCAAATCTACAGGCAATGTATTTACAAGAGAACAGCTCCTTGAGCAAGTGTGGGGCTATGACTTTATTGGAGATATCCGAACTGTCGATGTTCATATAAAGAAGCTACGACAAAAGCTCCAACTTTTACAAAAAGAATGCCTACAAACCGTCTGGGGAGTCGGCTATAAATTTGAGGTTGAAGCCTAA
- a CDS encoding ABC transporter ATP-binding protein, which produces MTILKTVNVSKRFGKFAALDGVNMEVKSGEVFGFIGPNGAGKSTTIRILLGILKASEGDATIFGMDAWKNAVEIHKRLSYVPGDVNLWPNLTGGEVIDLFMMMRGSSNQKRREELIEKFDLDPSKKCRTYSKGNRQKVALVAAFSSDADLFILDEPTSGLDPLMEKVFQDCIIDAKRAGKSVLLSSHILSEVERLCDRVGIIRQGKIIETGTLQELRHLTRTNLLVETKQPVTALHELKGVHDLTTKDQALSFQVDPEELDAVMKYVSQFGLLRLESSPPKLEDLFMRHYETDTGAGGAS; this is translated from the coding sequence ATGACCATATTAAAAACAGTCAATGTCTCAAAACGGTTTGGTAAGTTCGCAGCATTAGATGGTGTAAACATGGAAGTGAAGAGTGGCGAAGTATTTGGTTTTATCGGTCCAAATGGGGCGGGGAAATCAACAACGATTCGAATTTTACTCGGCATCTTAAAAGCGAGCGAAGGAGATGCAACGATTTTTGGTATGGATGCTTGGAAAAATGCAGTTGAAATTCACAAGCGATTATCGTATGTACCAGGAGATGTGAACCTCTGGCCCAATTTAACTGGTGGTGAAGTAATTGACTTATTTATGATGATGCGTGGGTCATCGAACCAAAAACGTCGTGAGGAGTTAATTGAAAAATTTGATTTAGATCCTTCAAAAAAATGTCGCACCTACTCAAAAGGAAACCGACAAAAGGTAGCTTTAGTGGCTGCATTTTCATCCGATGCCGATTTATTTATCTTAGATGAGCCGACATCTGGGCTTGATCCACTCATGGAAAAGGTGTTCCAGGATTGTATCATCGATGCGAAACGGGCCGGGAAAAGTGTCCTGCTCTCAAGTCATATTCTATCTGAGGTCGAACGGTTATGTGACAGGGTCGGAATTATTCGCCAAGGGAAGATCATTGAAACGGGAACACTTCAAGAGCTACGTCACTTAACAAGAACGAATTTGTTGGTGGAGACGAAGCAACCTGTGACCGCTTTACATGAGTTAAAAGGGGTGCATGATCTAACGACGAAAGACCAAGCCTTATCCTTCCAAGTCGATCCAGAGGAATTGGATGCGGTCATGAAGTACGTAAGTCAGTTCGGCTTACTCAGATTAGAAAGCTCACCACCGAAGTTAGAGGATTTATTTATGCGCCACTACGAAACAGATACAGGAGCGGGAGGTGCATCCTAA
- a CDS encoding HAAS signaling domain-containing protein, translated as MELINRYIYAVTERLPEAQRADIAKELRGLIEDMLEERVGGGDPAKGDIEEVLLELGDPVSFADKYRGTKRYLIGPDLFTPYYTILKIVLFAIAVAMSVVLVIEVIFEPTTVPTHIFSLLPRSLMLVRWLLPGSQPDLPLQNIRELFQKIYRMNLMTGSLLSFRQFLNSKSK; from the coding sequence ATGGAGTTGATTAATCGCTATATTTATGCTGTAACCGAACGACTTCCAGAAGCGCAGCGAGCGGATATCGCTAAAGAGCTAAGGGGCTTAATTGAAGATATGCTAGAGGAGCGAGTCGGTGGGGGTGACCCTGCAAAAGGTGATATTGAAGAGGTTCTACTTGAACTCGGTGATCCTGTTTCCTTTGCAGATAAATACCGTGGTACAAAAAGATATTTAATAGGACCGGATTTATTTACTCCTTATTACACAATTTTAAAGATTGTCCTGTTTGCTATAGCAGTAGCGATGAGTGTTGTGTTAGTGATTGAAGTCATCTTTGAACCAACCACTGTTCCAACGCATATATTCAGTTTGTTACCTCGCTCATTAATGCTAGTGCGATGGCTTTTGCCTGGGTCACAGCCGGATTTGCCATTGCAGAATATAAGGGAGTTATTCCAAAAGATCTATCGAATGAACTTGATGACTGGAAGCCTTCTGAGCTTCCGCCAGTTCCTGAACAGCAAAAGCAAATAA
- a CDS encoding zinc ribbon domain-containing protein, producing MGQKNFIPEQHVKARSFFRLLGPVLLLIGGACMLVALVDFFTIQGFEEPKFFWLFFVAIPFIFSGFVVSGLGYGGTVAKYQSREYAPVAKDTFNYLAKETTSGVKDITNAIQQGVGSKQELTCHSCQHPNASHAKFCSECGEKLAQVCGQCEQVNSQEAKYCNSCGNTLEK from the coding sequence ATGGGACAAAAAAACTTTATTCCTGAGCAACACGTAAAAGCACGATCATTTTTCAGATTACTAGGTCCTGTCCTTCTTCTCATAGGAGGTGCGTGTATGCTTGTGGCCTTAGTCGACTTTTTTACAATTCAAGGTTTTGAAGAACCAAAGTTTTTCTGGTTATTTTTTGTAGCCATTCCATTCATCTTTAGTGGTTTTGTTGTTTCGGGACTTGGGTATGGTGGGACCGTTGCCAAATATCAAAGTAGAGAATATGCACCTGTAGCAAAAGATACCTTCAATTACTTGGCAAAGGAAACGACTTCAGGAGTAAAAGACATTACGAATGCTATTCAGCAGGGCGTTGGCTCAAAACAAGAGTTAACCTGCCATAGCTGTCAACACCCAAATGCTAGTCATGCTAAATTTTGCAGTGAATGCGGCGAAAAGTTGGCGCAAGTTTGTGGTCAGTGTGAACAAGTCAATTCACAAGAGGCCAAGTATTGTAACAGCTGTGGGAACACACTAGAAAAATAA
- a CDS encoding GntR family transcriptional regulator: MRLPIRVSEDSREPIYHQIETQVKSLIVSGQLPPGTPLPSIRALSIDLACSVITTRRAYQNLESNGLIKTVQGKGTFVKEIETIRKTETKHKVAYDSLIKAIEQAERIGCTEEEIRIIFDEIFTQRKQ; the protein is encoded by the coding sequence ATGAGGTTACCAATCCGTGTCTCTGAAGATAGTAGAGAACCGATTTATCATCAAATAGAAACGCAAGTGAAGTCGCTCATAGTCAGTGGTCAATTGCCACCAGGGACTCCGCTTCCTTCCATCCGTGCCCTTTCTATTGATTTAGCCTGTAGTGTGATCACGACAAGAAGGGCTTACCAAAACCTTGAAAGCAATGGTTTAATCAAAACAGTTCAGGGTAAAGGTACGTTTGTGAAGGAGATTGAGACCATAAGGAAAACAGAAACAAAGCACAAGGTAGCGTATGACTCGTTGATAAAGGCGATCGAACAAGCGGAGCGAATCGGCTGTACCGAAGAGGAAATCCGCATAATTTTTGATGAAATTTTCACACAACGAAAGCAATAA
- a CDS encoding DUF6407 family protein has protein sequence MFEVLYLASGVEEKLLAKITEFAIGNEEEASIDSVYDGYVVRNY, from the coding sequence GTGTTTGAGGTCTTATACTTAGCATCAGGCGTAGAAGAGAAGCTGCTTGCAAAAATCACTGAGTTCGCGATAGGTAACGAAGAAGAGGCAAGTATTGATTCCGTCTATGACGGCTATGTAGTTCGTAATTATTAG